The Parambassis ranga chromosome 4, fParRan2.1, whole genome shotgun sequence genome includes the window AAATGGCGTACTTCTTACTTGATAGGGTATTTACCAGTCAGCAGATGCTGGGTGTGGTGGTGGTTTTGATGGGGGCTGAGTGTCTTGTGGATCAGCAGCTGACATGAGCTAGTAACTGGAACTTATCACATTGCTGTCAGAGCTGGTCAGCTCTCACCCACTACATCCATGTCCCTGATAGAACATCATCAGATACTCATTCCTGAACCATGCGTGCATGGATCTGATGGTTTTGACTTATTTTCTGTTGCTGCTTTGGcatatttttttaaccctgGGTACAAACATCAAGGTAGTCTGTAGCTACAGGGAGTGCAAGATAAGCTCAGTGATATCagtgaacagaaaacacagtgtTCTTGCTTATCTTGGATTAATTTTTTACTTCCTCTAAGCAAAACTTCCTTTTAAATGCAGTGTGAGTTTAATCACCCCTATTACACATTCCTTAAAGATACGACTTACGTTGGGGTTCTGCAGTGCAGTAACACAGATTTTTACTCCATCTAGATCTGCTTACTTGTTAGGTCTGCTTATCTTTTCCTGTTCTTAGCAATACTTTCCCCAGCCTAGGAGATGTAGACTTTGATGGTTTGTTTTACTTCTTGTCTCTTATCTTAAATAGCCAGGCAAGTAGAGAGATGTGTTTTCTAGGTATAGTTCAAACTGTATGTATATAAGATTTGTTTCtcaaatcacattttattttttatttgcacATGATGGATTTGTGCATCCGGTTATGTCCAGTCTGTCTACACAGGATGCTGTGCTAACTACAGTCTCTCACCAAAGCGCTACCAGACAATGTATGTTGGTGTCTGTACACAgatttttctccatgttgtcctccTTGGCACTCTGCAAGgtttgcttttgctttttttaaaaattttatttatatatatttatcgcCATAGAGGCCAAGAGACACCAGAGATACACATAAGTGATCATTTGTGTCATTGAACAGTAAGATGaatatttgtctttgtgtccattGTACCAGTGCACAGAAGGGGAGTTTTACAGTATGCTATGCTGTACAGCAGTTAGTGGAAGTTGCTAGTATGGCatatgtttacattgtgttgctCACAGGACGGGAGTGTCCACTTTTGTCAACAAGCCATACAACAGTCACTACACTGCTGTCGTCATGCCCCTTGTACCATGGTGAATGGTGGTGGTGTTAAAACTGAGACAGGCTTTTTTCTTAACATAGTCGTGGTAttgatgtttgtgtatgtttttaactaactaaaacaaaacatgaagaTGCCCTTCATTTATTAGGACATACTCTGAATACTTCATTGTCAACCAATAAGTGACACTCTGACACACTTCTGATCTCACAacttttctctcttcttgtATTATCTTTAACAAATGACCTATTCTTGGCAGTTTTCTTCTCACTAGTTACTGCAAGGTTTTTCAAGAAGCAGCTCTCATGTCAGCGTCtgtatgcttttgtttttcttgtctagTGCAGCCTGCTTTTCCCTTGCTTTGCATATTGATACCTTAATTTGTTTGGAGAGCTGAATCCCTGAGGAGAGGCTTCTCTTGCTTCCCTTATACAGTATGCAGCCAGGCTGTGAGATTGAATATATTCACTccaccactgtttttttttctttccagtaACTGAGAAGGCCATGGTAGGGAGAACTTACTTCCCGCAGTATGTTTTTCCATAACAAATCGGATTTGTGTTTGTGCGTATCAGCTGACTTACAATCAGTCATTTCATCTACATCAGACGGCAGTGGCTCGGTTTTCCATACAGGGAGGAAAAGCAGACAAAAAGCGACAGCTATGTGACCTGCCTACTGTGGGTGTTTATGTCACGTAGGCGTAAAGAAATGGAAGCCACAGGTTTTAAGCCACAGAGATATTGCTGCACTAGTCTCATGAAGCCTGAAGTTATTCTTCTACTGTGTCATGAGAAGACACATATTTGacattgtgagtgtgtgcaggcaacagaacaatgatcccTCCAGCCTGTTTCTTTGTCTGGGTTAAATCACTGCCTTGAGGAGCTGTTAagcagttttaaaatgttaaagttGGTTTACTGTTTTATTGTTCTCAGCCATAGAGAAGCCCTCACAGTTGCCTTTGTATACTGTACACAACAGGTCCAGTAAGACTAATGTTGCACTGACTCCAAGTTCCTGTCCTGCTGTTTTTCAGATTGTGCTGTGAACGTTCACAAGAGCTGCAAGTCTCTGCTGGGTGAGTGCACCAGCAGCAAGAATAAGGTAAACATGACACTGGAACATAGAAAAACAAGGACCCAGGCTATGGTGTGGTCACACTCAAATGCACACATTTGCATGACCAGATGAGGAAAGAAAAATAGCCTTGTTAACAGTcttaaactgtaaaaacaagAGTGCAATTTTTAAGTTTTGTAATCTGTCAGTCAGATAATAAAAATGGCATCTGTATTTTCTCTACAGAGAGAATCTCTGCCAAGGCCTGGCTCATCAGGATCTCCTAACCTTGGTAAGCCAAACACTTCACAACAGATCATTTTCACTATAGAGAATGCATTGATGGATGTCAAGTGCCTTCATGTCTAATTTAAAAGGAGTTGGCCCCACTAGCAGCTCACAAACATGGACCTAATCTGTAGATGGACTAATCTTTCTCTTACACTACGTGTGTGTCTCTTTAAGGGTTTAGTCTAGATCTCGGtggtgtaggtgtgtgtctgcctaCAGACTGAGTGTAGAGAGGGAGATTGGCTTCCAACAGGCAGCAGAAAAAGGTGATGATTAGCCATTGTTAAGAACAGTCGGGTGATTTACTTCTGGCTTACTTCTTGTCCAAagattttcaaaaacaaaaagcagatcAATacagattattaaaaaaaaaaaagctttagtTTCTACTTTATAGAGGGTTACATTAAATGCaatttcactttttaaaatgatttggATCCTATACATTACAGatgaacaataacaataaaagtttTCTGGTAAGTGGTATTGTCTGGTGATCAAAAGTTGATTTAGCTCATTTGTCTTTGACCTGAAGCTTAGAAATGCATCGCAGAGATACAGTGTTGTGCTGGGTGACATGGTTCCTCATTATGACAAATATAGGCTCTATAGTTTGTACCTTTCTAGTTTGCCATACACAGTACCAGGGTCATGAAGAAGACAGATCAAAAGCTCCAACCTCTTCCTCTAAAACGGATTAAAAACCTTTACatcacatcatgcaggcctcgGAGAAAGTAGTAGAAAAATCAGACTTGATTTGTTGATCATAATGAAACAGATCAACCTAAGCTTTAGTGGAGTAGTCTCTTAATAAATATGCAGCTTGCTTTTATTCATCAAAATTAATTATAGCAGATGGCCCATCATAAAACAATTCAATCAATGCTAATTGTAAGATTCAGCAGGTCCAGTTGCATGTGACTGAACTCATGGGAgacctgagcagcagcagcagcttaagTTAATCTCCTGTAGCAGTTGTTATTACCCTCTGAACAGCTGGAGCCCTGTCAGCCACACCTGATTTCTCCTCATGTCTTGCTCCAGCCAATCAGTAGCTTGTGTAGGGGGCCAGGAAGACAAGGAGCAGAAAGAAGTCAGGGTTCAGAATGTGTGAGAACTATTAAAGGGCGAGCATTTTCCAGAAGTTACCACAAAGGGCCACAAAGGTCTGGGTGGGTTGCATATAAAACCAGGCTATCCTCTGTTTGACCTTCTGCAGTAACATCAACATTGCGACAAAGACTTTTGAATTTTGACCTTGGACACCAGATTATTTCAGTCCTTCTGTCAGTCTTTGGAGTTTGAGACAGTCGTCATGGAGCTAGATCTGGCTAAAAACACTAGCCAGATAACGGGGACTTACAATACTTGCTCCAAGACTGTTAAAACAGCCTCCCCGTCTTTCTCTGCCTCATCATGGGGTCTGTCTGGACGCTTAGGGGTGCGGGTGTTGATGCACCGCGACATGATCACCTGCCGATTTTTTCGATCCCTGCCTCGATCTTGGCTAAAGAAATACTGCCGTGGACATGGACTTGAATCAAAAAGCtcatcctcttctcctcttcgcTGGTCATCTTCTCcattctccctctcctctcctcatttgTCCTCTGTCCCCTCTCGCTTCCGCCGTTCACCTGTTTCTCATCTTTCTTTCCCAGCACTAAAAGACCGGGAGAGAGAGCGGGATCAGGCAGGCCCAACTGCATCTCTGGATGGCCACCGAGGACTTCTCAGCGCCTCAGGCATGACCATTAGTCCGTGGGGACCTAGCATACATTCAGCTGCCACCCATAATACCAGCTCCACTACTGCCCCTTACTCCAGCCTTGGCCAGAGCCTCCGTCACCACAACAGCTCTGGGTGAGTACCTCTGCCTTAAAAGTAAGATTTTATGGTCCTTCATCTACTCCAAGCCTGTTTGTGATCTTTTTCGTTTTTGACGACTAGCCTAttcaaaacactgctgctatGCGACAGGATTTGTTGAATAGATCAAAAAACTCTACAAAAGTGAGCAGTCTTCCTCTCAAATCTATAATGTAGTTTTTCTGCTGTATATGCAGAATATTTTTAGCTCAAATACTatgctctctgtgctgtctaAGATGGGTATTTATAGGTGACGTTAAAGGCAACCTGTCTTTTCTAATATAGTGGTCTTTGAAACTGAATCtagatgtttctctgctgcgTTGCTAACAAACAAAGTGTGTGAGGGAGGTGGAAAGGGAGGCACAAAGACAAAAGGTAGACGAGCAAACGACAGTCATAATGCAGATTGGAATAAGAAAGAAGGGAAGACACATGCTAGGCCTGTACATGAACCTTTTGGTTCCTGTGTTCATATAATCTATAAGCAGATAGTAGAGATTAGGTTGTATTAGTTTCAGCATGTATGCCACTCTGGACCTATGGTTGTCTTCCTTCAGATCCCTCCCTGGTGAGATGGATGAGACTGATGCTCTCCGCTCCAAACGCTGCAATGAAGATGCCATTTCCCTTGCTCCCTCAACCACAGAGACCATCATTGTAGAAGGTGAGCTGTGAGCAAGTCTAAAGTTGAACTTTACTGTTTTAGTCTGAGACACTGTTTTTAGATGAAGCTGCCTTTTCTCAGACTGTTGAGGCTGCTGCGGTCTGTTTGCCTTCAGGGAGTTTTTATTAATCCAGAGAGGAGTATGTGTGGAGATGGGTGACCTCACTTTGTTTGATTAAGCAGGAGTGTCTGGAAGAGAGATATATGCTTACTGGACAGTACTGgcccatttatttatttattttccatgtTCCTGGTGTTAATGATCATATTGGACACGCCCTTACTGTGAAAGCACTAAAGCATGTACGGTGTGGAAGAAACGTTTAATTCTATTTTCATCACATTAAGATATTTTCATTTATATTAATGTCTCGTCAAGATTTATCACATGGCAGGACAGAAATTAGGGTTTTGAGCAAAAAAGCTTTATATTTCAGGcagtaaaatgtttgtttgaaaGAGAATCTTAATTCTCTCAGTTCATATTCCTGCATTACTGTCTCCAGGCATCATTTTAAGCCTtgccaaaacacaaaaacacaaacatgaagtcAGCAGCAAACTATGCTTAAACTTGGATCCTCTGCACAGTATTTAGAAGTGTTTTTTTAGTTAATCATCTCTTGAACTATCTGCTAAGGCTTTCTGAGGACCCGATGTGTCTGTTGTCATTACAGAGGTACTTATTTGTTCACTGTTTGAGATACTAGTGAGTACCAGTGGGCATTTTTCTGCTAAACTTTAACTCCGACCTGTCTGACCTAAACATAGGCCCCTCAAATAACTCACAGCAGATgagttgttgttgtattttagtgctgtgtgttctttttttgatGCCTTGGCTCTTGCCTCTCGTCAGATGCTCACTATGCAGCAGTGCGGGCTGATCTGGAGTCTGATGCCCACGGCTTGGAGGCGGAGTCATGGAGTTTAGCAGTTGACCAGCAGTATGTAAAGAAGCACTCCAAAGAAATGGTGAAGAGACAGGATGTGATATATGGTAAGGGTCATTTCTACCTATTCACACATGTATCTGTTCAATCTGTCACCATCAGTTGACACATCATTGGATGGTGATGGTGGTTTTACACAACATGCACGTATGTCATTTACAGAGCTGATGCAGACAGAGATGCACCACGTGCGAACACTGAAGATAATGATGCGTGTGTATGTACGAGAGTTGAAAGAGAACCTCCAGATGGACTCAGGCAGGCTCGACTGTCTGTTCCCCCGCTTGGAAAACCTCCTCgagctacacacacatttcctgtcTCGCCTCAAAGAGCGGCGGCGAGAAAACCTTGCCTCGCCCAGTGACAGGAACTACACCATCAACAGACTTGCAGACATTCTGATCACACAGGTAAGGGCGTTGACGTATGTTCAACaggaacacacatgcacaacatgaTATATTACTTTATGTGAGGGAAATTATCCAATTGCACCACAGGATTCTTTGCAGCCTGGCTGACAGTTTCTTTGTTCTTTCAGTTCTCAGGTGAAATAGGAGAGAGAATGAAGGAATGTTATGGAGATTTTTGCAGTCACCACCCTGAAGCTGTCAGCTACTACAAAGAACAGCTtcagaacaacaaaaagttccAGAACATCATACGGGTAATCCTCCGTGTGTTCAGCTGTATGGTATTTGTATACACTTGCAGTGAGTTTAAAGtaacatggatttttttttcttctcagaaaATCAAAAACCTATCCATCGTGCGGCGGTTAGGAGTGACAGAGTGCATTTTGTTGGTGACACAGCGGATTACAAAGTACCCAGTACTAGTGGAGCGCATTCTGCACAACACTGAAGGTCGCTTTGCTAAATAAATCACAGTTGCCTTCCAAGTCTGTCTAGTAAAGAGGAGGTTcattctttcatcttttttgtctTTAGTGGCTACAGAAGAGTATGAGGACCTTACTCGGGCACTGGGTCTGATTAAAAACACCATTGTACAGGTGGACGCGTTGGTTAATCTCCACGAGAAGAACTCTCGACTCCAAGACATACACAACAAGATGGAGCCAAAGGCATTGggaaaaatcaaagatggcCGCGTGTTTCGTAGGGAGGATCTCGCACAGGGCAGGAGACGACTCCTTCATGAGGGTACAGTCAGCTGGAAAGCTGCTTCTGGCAGACTCAAAGGTATAACAtggcatgaaaaaaacatgttctgttcCTGTTATTTAATTGTATATAACAGTTATCATTTGCCTTTTTTAAAGGTGTATTTAttgattgtgttttcttttaaagatATTCTTGCGGTGCTCCTGTCAGATGTTTTGCTTTTGCTGCAAGAGAAGGATCAGCGATACGTGTTTGCTACAGTGGTGAGTGATTGATCTTAATTTTACTGTCATTATgccacatgaaaaacacaataCATAATGTATATCAAATAGGAATGTACTAATTGTGTGTGGGAACTGCAATGTCATTGATTTTACCACATTCAATACTGTTTAACAAGCAGTATttacacttttttctttctctactTGTTTTAATCCACACAGGACAACAAGCCTTCAGTGATATCTCTCCAGAAGCTCATAGTTAGAGAGGTGGCCCATGAGGAGAAAGCCATGTTTCTCATCTGTGCCTCTTCTAATGAGCCAGAGATGTATGAGATCCACACCACCTCCAAAGAGGAGCGAAACACATGGATGACACACATACGGCAAGCTGTCGagaggtcagacagattttgTGAGACACTTGTTTTGCCAGCATACATTGgtataaaaatgtgaaatactCTGTAAATATTTCACACACTGTGGAAACTGTACATAAAATGTACAGTAATATAATATGTAACTGCATGGTtgaccaaaataaaacaaagaatagaAATGTTACTCATCTTCCCTTGTCTCTCCACCTCCCTACCTTCCCTGGCTTCCTTTAGCTGTCCTCACACAGAGGAGCGGCTGTTcagtgaggaagaagagacaaGAGTTTCCAGGTTAAAAGACTTTCAAGGTAACTACAGTTCAATTATGCCCAGACACAAAGAAATAACCTTAAATATCATGCATCATAGACCACAAGGAGGTGCTAATAGCCTGCATTCGTTTGCTGCATAAGTTGTACCTAAAATGTGGGTTGTTGTTTTACAATGAAAGCCGCTATAAGGATTTCCCAGAAATGATCTAGTGAATCATGCTTCATTTCTAAGGCATCAATCTATTTAACGTTTCACTTGGTAGAGCGACTGAGCCAAAAGGATTCCGTGATTGTCCAGGCTCTTACcgagaagctgcagctgtttgcagaCATGGCAGAGTCTGTGACAGGTCTTGAGGATGCAGCTTCACATTCTCGACTGCTTCTCCGAGGAGACACCTCAGACCTCCACCAGGGGGAGGCCCTGCTCAAGGGAGCCATTACTGAGGGTAGGATAATGCATCTGCTTTAAAGCCAAGGCATGGCAGGCTGGCAGAGATAGAAATATTGTTGTTACAGTTTTCATGGTCTGTCTGTCTCGCCTTAGTGGAGAACCTCCAGAACCTGCTGCAGTCTGGAGTGAGGGGGGAGGCTCCCTCTCGGTTGGATGAAGGTAGTGGGGTTTTGCCTAGGAGAGCAGACACTTTTGGGGGCTACGACAGCAGCCCCACCATCTTCAGTAAGAGTGAGTCCACCACATATCATGCCCTGAGGAAGCCTGCCATCTAATGGAATTTCAGTTGTATTTCACTGACTTTTGTCTCAATATTAACTATTAactatgaaaaataaaatagatcTTTCCTGAATACTTttcaattgatttttttataaaCCATCCTGATATTTTTAAGGGTGTAGGTACAGTTTCATATAgtatatacatgtatgtgtttatatatgttttctgtgtatttgAGTCAGTTTTAATTGTTTGTgatttttgttgctttgtgtgtgtttctgtgtgtgtgtttggtgtgttgtgtgtgtgtgtgtgtgtgtgccagatgGCAGTGTGAAGAAGAACTTTTCTGGCGAGTCCAGAAACAGAGACCGGAGCCAAAGAGCCAGCTCTGACCCTCAGCTCAAAGACCTCTGTGGCAGCCACACCCTGGAGCAGACGGTAtggacactcacacatacagaacATCTTAAGATGAGTCACAGTGTTATTTCCTGTAAATAGTAATAAGCAGACCAAAGTCATTTGGAAAGTTTCCATGTATTGATGGTTACTGTAACCCTGTTCTCGCAGATCACCTCATTTGTTTATAAATAGATAAAGCCTCATGAACAGAGGTGTGATCATTAATTTAATTCCAGTGAAAATCCTTATTAGTAATCAGGCCGATATAACAACATGTTGCTGACATATTTAGTGTGTTTAAccaaagctgctgtttgttttcatattgaTTCATACAACATTTGCTATGGTgtatgtattattttatttctcagCTCTCATGTTTGATTGTACAAACTTGCCATACAGAATAACACTGTAACTGTTCAGTGGAGTCTCTTTTGGATGTTAAGTGTGTTCCAAGGTGGACAGGTGTGTAATGTGCTCCGTGTGTTTGATTTGTTGCTCAGGTTGATGAGACCTGCTGCTCTCCTGCCAGATGGAACCGCATCTGGTCTAACTCCTTCCCTGAGGCTGAGGTAAGCTTCTCCTCTCTTGTCTGTGCTACACAGGACTGTTGGATTTGATATTCATAGCCATGGCTTCTGAACTGCACAGATGCACCCACAAGATGTCTGCTAATCCAGTGAAATGTTGCATTGTTTTGGTGATGCTGGTGGTTATTTGTTTATGATAACTATGCCTGTTCTTTGACTTTCTAGTTCTTTGACAGAGTGCTGATGCTCTCCCAGAGACTATACAGTCTGCAGGTAACATGTCCCCTCTGCTATTTATTCTCTGATGCAtgacatttaattaaaaaatcaCTCAGTATTGTAAAACACTGTTATTTTATGgcattttctttcattccttTGTCATCCCATCAGGCAATCATATCACAGCAGGACAGTCACATTGAACTGCAGCGGGTCTCATTGACAGAGCGAGCCTCCCTGCCCAGCCGTCACAGAGGCAACGTGCTCCTGGAGCAAGAGAAGCAGCGGACTCTAGCCCTGCAAAGAGAAGAGCTGGCCAGCTTCCACAAGCTGCAGTCCCAGCACAGGCAGGAGCAGCAGCGCtgggagaaggagaaagaaagacacCGCCAGCAAGTGGATGCTACTGAGGCCAAACTACGACAAAGGGAGGAGGAGTGCAAACGGCTGGAGGTGAAGAGTTGTCTTAGCTGACAAATGGCAGTATAAGTATACACATGTTAAAGGATGAATAAGAATTGGGGCTCCATTTGTCAATGCCTGATTGACTCATTAGatggaaaaagggaaaaaggtAAACTTTACAATAATGCTTCTTTTGTTTGAATGAAGGAATATCTGAccaaggagagagaggagctggaccGGCAGAGAGAGATGTACCAGCAGGACCTGGAGAGATTGAGAGAATCCACAAAAACtgtggagaaagaaaaggaacgCCTGGAAAACCTGAAGAAGGCCAAGAGGAAGACAATTGAGGTAATACAGATTAGGGAGACAATTTTGAGATGAGGATAAGATGAGGATTCATCAAAATGATATAAAAAGAGATAGCAGATGTATTTGGGGTTCAAATTATGCAACACTgggtgtttgtttacatggaTGTTTGGTCGACATGTTTCTCTGCACACTCAATACATCAGCAGATGGCAGTCATGTGGCCACACAGACAAGAAAACTATAGAGAGATATTGTTTTTTATAGACAGTTTTTTTGACAGTGTGAGGTTTGGACGGTTATTAAAAAAGCGTTTTCACCTCTTTAAAGTTGTGTGCAGGATAGATAAAATGATAACAAGGTAATACCAGAAGCACATTAGCATTCAGGTGGCACTCGGGATAAAGAATAACAAGGGACTTTCcaatctctctgtctttgtccttATTTCACTGTCTCTTTTTCAAACCTTTATGTACCTTGGCTCTCCTTTTTTGTTCCTGGGCATGACTCATGTACCCACGCTCTTTTAGATACAGGAGTATCTGAAAGTgccatgtgtgttgtgttgcactACATCCATAGTGAGATTATGTTACATTCACATctagcagtgttttttttcttctttacatAAATGAAAGTCAATGCATGAAGATGGAAGTGATGTCTGTTTCCTTCTCCTTTCTTGTCACATACAAGAATgatatttttagtgttttcttCATAGGTCTATATTACTTCATATTTACATAGTAAAGAAGTGAAAACATGAATATAGTTGTGCTTTGAAGTTTCCTACTCTAATTCCCCTCTTTCATGGAAAAGTGCTAGTGATAAACATGTGGGGAACTGAATACATTTCTTAGAATCTACCTAGGTATGGAGCAgccatcctctctctctgtctctacctCCCTTTacctctttcttccttttcctccttgTTTTCTTACTCGTATGCTCCGTTCTCTCCTTACAGTACAATGCAGGccattgtttgtgagtttcatgGGAGAGGAGCTCTGAGAAAGATACACTGACTGTAATTTCATGCCTGGTGCTAACAGATCTGTCAAAGAGTTACAGTAAAGTTACTTAATATCAGCCTTTAGTGTTTTCAAAGGCCTGTATCAACACCTACAGTTTGGTTGATTGGCATTCTCTGTGACAAGCTGAGGAGAGGTAAGGGTTACAGTGAAGCCTGTGAAGGGTTATCTTGATACTGACTTTATCTTTTCTATCAAaccagagaaaaacacagactgatgCTCAATCCCCAA containing:
- the arhgef18b gene encoding rho guanine nucleotide exchange factor 18 isoform X3, with the protein product MADSPLNNSWPSFSKLWMKRWSFKRASECKPCNQPSGPPSAQLSVQPPAASGEGSSSSLSPASVTEHVFFGNTSDDQDACSVVSDYDCPCVEVCSSVEDLQGLSPSLRDSEYFKDLEGSALTSTVTTILENKTRTPLSTLPPQVHLPPFPFYKQPAEEPARSFVVTQVDPKLLPGCIIDSSDAVGPAVGLSLTINLNGLLGSMDTAKPITRQEGAMEQDSVELEGETELDSFPILVRSMSTSRRHSWGIPVSPINLGRRLSLDTTAMDSDGDREDDEERQNRLFQASECTGDELDGPSHKASRVPGRHLYSRTDIIATDECSRAAHISRVVQTSKQAARAAGAEEFDPEENLHSTEGQSHIVKQSITSADTKDSGSVTWYEFLSNENDEEEDRAEKVEKGTKVKRKLSSLRNRMTGSFNKDKGKNREKEQQKEKMKDKGREPREKVSSSSINGHLLEPGSFSSCATCSLCSKTLQKKHGLQCMNCAVNVHKSCKSLLGECTSSKNKRESLPRPGSSGSPNLALKDRERERDQAGPTASLDGHRGLLSASGMTISPWGPSIHSAATHNTSSTTAPYSSLGQSLRHHNSSGSLPGEMDETDALRSKRCNEDAISLAPSTTETIIVEDAHYAAVRADLESDAHGLEAESWSLAVDQQYVKKHSKEMVKRQDVIYELMQTEMHHVRTLKIMMRVYVRELKENLQMDSGRLDCLFPRLENLLELHTHFLSRLKERRRENLASPSDRNYTINRLADILITQFSGEIGERMKECYGDFCSHHPEAVSYYKEQLQNNKKFQNIIRKIKNLSIVRRLGVTECILLVTQRITKYPVLVERILHNTEVATEEYEDLTRALGLIKNTIVQVDALVNLHEKNSRLQDIHNKMEPKALGKIKDGRVFRREDLAQGRRRLLHEGTVSWKAASGRLKDILAVLLSDVLLLLQEKDQRYVFATVDNKPSVISLQKLIVREVAHEEKAMFLICASSNEPEMYEIHTTSKEERNTWMTHIRQAVESCPHTEERLFSEEEETRVSRLKDFQERLSQKDSVIVQALTEKLQLFADMAESVTGLEDAASHSRLLLRGDTSDLHQGEALLKGAITEVENLQNLLQSGVRGEAPSRLDEGSGVLPRRADTFGGYDSSPTIFSKNGSVKKNFSGESRNRDRSQRASSDPQLKDLCGSHTLEQTVDETCCSPARWNRIWSNSFPEAEFFDRVLMLSQRLYSLQAIISQQDSHIELQRVSLTERASLPSRHRGNVLLEQEKQRTLALQREELASFHKLQSQHRQEQQRWEKEKERHRQQVDATEAKLRQREEECKRLEEYLTKEREELDRQREMYQQDLERLRESTKTVEKEKERLENLKKAKRKTIEVAPLSGSLNGELLASSGLSSSAGISDLPMPQKPLVRASLSVAPADYTERPEVMFWREASSSTLPLKTEVPLHLFSTTNQQHKPVGVQQQIPTKLAAINSGKGKGGKSGKASHRTDSSASVDMKQMLPLKLATKEENTLKAKRSISPHQQLPLSAPPQSHSLHHHADQLSPPDSAGPDAQPTSSISTSHPPNVQKPPIPPLQSHLQSSGMAPHSQSTGSLQFQSHMQPQGLPANAQVNVPGLSHSVTMPAAYKITAEDLNKEDVIFF